GCCTTTGATTTTTTTTGATTGAACGTAAGTATAATTAGGGCTATAGAGAAATATCGCCGGCTCATCTTCAACGATGATCTCTTGGAACTTTTTATATTTTTCCTGGCGTGCTTCTAGACCGGAACTTAAACGCCCGTCTTCCAATAATTTATCAACTTCTTTATTAGAATAATCGGCGATATTTAAACCGGACTGGCCGATCTGCGAAGAATGCCAAAAAGCATAAGGATCAGGATCGGCGCCGGTTATTTCTCCGTAAATTAAAGCGCTAAAATTTCTTGATTTAATAACATCAATTTGAATCTGATTGGCCGGCACTAAATTAACTTCAATTTTTATGTTGATGTCCCGCCAAAATTTAGCAATTAGTTTAGCCGCTTGGCCGTACTCCTGATTATTCACCGTAGTTAAAGTTACGGCTAGATAATTATTGTCTTTCATCAACCATTTGCCAGCGCCCATTTTTATTTTAGCTTCAGCTTGTTTTTTTACAACTTCATCTTTATCAGTTAAATCCGCCTTGGCTTTAGCAATATCTTCAGCTGTCAATTCTGTAATTTTCCAGCCGGCTTCAGCCAATAAACGGCTTGATGTCGCCGTATTATAGTCATATTTTTTAATCTCATTATTATAGGCAAAACTATTAGGCAATATCGGCCCGTCAATAACGCGAGCGTTTCCGGCCATAATTTCATCAACTAAATTATTTTTATCAATAGCATAAGCTAAAGCTTGGCGCACCTTTTTATCGGCTAAGGCCAGATTAGACTTCGCATTAAAAAATACGGCTGAAAGTTTCGGCAAATTAAGATTATAAAAATTTAAAGAATCTTGCGCTACCACTTGGTTTTTATTTTGCTCCGGCAAATAACTAATCCCTTCAATCAAATTATTGTTCAAAGCCGAAATAATTTCTTGTAAATTGCCAAAAAGTTTAAAGCTGATGGTATTAATATAAGCTTTCGAGCCGTAATAACTTTCATTGCGGGCTAAAATATAAGTTCTGATATTGCCGGATTTATCTTTTACCAATGATTTAAATTTATATC
This genomic window from Patescibacteria group bacterium contains:
- a CDS encoding ABC transporter substrate-binding protein, coding for MNSLRDKIVQFFSKVKNFVFNFGGLVKGFKNIFQRGQAQAELDKKLVFSLAKSRWPSFKQLKYIKKYLSPVERLAVGACLVIIIFSSVFLAARFYKTHLRIVPVAGGDYIEGAIGSIKYINPLYSGSSDLDSDIAELVYSSLFKRNVNAELVNDLAEAYEVSQDGKIYTIKIRSDAVWHNGSPLTVDDVVFTFEAIKNIKYKSPSRTVFTGVEVAKVDDKTIKFNLTEPYAAFLDLLNFGILPQELWQQIEPISASLAELNLKPVGSGRYKFKSLVKDKSGNIRTYILARNESYYGSKAYINTISFKLFGNLQEIISALNNNLIEGISYLPEQNKNQVVAQDSLNFYNLNLPKLSAVFFNAKSNLALADKKVRQALAYAIDKNNLVDEIMAGNARVIDGPILPNSFAYNNEIKKYDYNTATSSRLLAEAGWKITELTAEDIAKAKADLTDKDEVVKKQAEAKIKMGAGKWLMKDNNYLAVTLTTVNNQEYGQAAKLIAKFWRDINIKIEVNLVPANQIQIDVIKSRNFSALIYGEITGADPDPYAFWHSSQIGQSGLNIADYSNKEVDKLLEDGRLSSGLEARQEKYKKFQEIIVEDEPAIFLYSPNYTYVQSKKIKGFSTKSIVLPSDRFGGVGQWYINTGKTIIW